CAGGTGGACGAACGAGACCAGGCTCAGGATCACGTAGTTCCGGGGCGTCGCGGTGGCGAGATCCGCCGGCCCGCCGACCGGCTCGGAGACGGTGAGCAGGAACTCGAGGGCCGTCTCGGCGGCGAGGAAGGCGATGAACACCACGCCGGCTGCGGCGGCGAGCCGGAACGAGGCGAGCGAGTACAGCAGCAGTTCGCGCGAGTCGAGCCGGAAGAGGAGCTTCGGCCGGTACTCCGCCACGAAGTCGTCGACCGCCGCCTCGTCAGCCCGTTCGGCGAGCCGACCGTCGTCGGGCCCTTCGTCCCACTCGACCTCGCCGAATTCGTCGGCGGCCTCGGAGTCTACGTCGACGGCCTCGAAGTCTGTGTCCGCGCTGACGGTATCGGCCTCGGTGTCCGTGGTCTCGGCGTCTACTCCCTCGAGGTCCGCCTCGTCGATTCGGTCGGCGTCGGCGTCCTCGAGGGTGGTCTCCTCGGCGTCGACGTCGGCTGGCGCTTCGTCGGTTTCGTCTTGCGCGCCGGTGGCCGCCTGTCTGGCGTTCCGACGCCGGGCTTTCGACTCGGCCGTTCGCCGCCGAATTTCGCGCTGGAGGCGGTCGGCTTCGTCCTCGCTCACGAAGTTGAGCACCGCTTCGGTCGCGCCGCCGCCGGCGGTCTCGACGTTGACGACGGCGAGGCCGAACAGCCGGAAGACGACGCCCTGTCTGACGTCGACGTTCTGAACCCGGTGGTACGGAATCTCCCGATCCCGGCGGGAGAAGACCCCCGAGGCCAGGTCGAACGTGTCCGCGGTGAGTTCGTACTCGAACCGGGAGTAGTAGGTGATCCCGTAGGCCGCCCCGAGGGCGAACCCGAGTGGCGCGGCGACGACTGTCCAGCCGCCGCTGACGAGGTCGAAGACAGCCGCGAGGACCGTGACGAGCACGAACGCGAGGAACGCACCCGATACCCCCCGGTTGAGCGCCATCATGACGGCAGTCAGCGGGTGGAGTCGGTTCATACCGCGTCGCCACCCTCGCTCTCGACGGCGAGGTCTCGGAGCGTGTCCTGAAGCTTTCGCGCCCGATCGGGCGTCAGCCCCGGGATCCTGACGTCGGCGTTGCGCGAGCCCGCCGTGTAGACGACGACGCTCGAGAGCCCGAGCGCGCGCTCTATGGGTCCAAACCGGGTGTCGACGTGCTGGACGCGCACGAACGGGACGGACGTCTCGACGAACGTGATCACGCCCCGCTCGAGGTAGAGGGAGTCCTCCTGGAGTTCGAAGCGCCACTTCTGGTAGAGGCGGACGGCGTAGGTGACGCCAAGGAGCAAGACGAGCGCCCCCGCACCGAGCGGGAGGGCGATCGGCAACGAGTAGAGCTGGCCGTCGACCCCCGCGAGAACGACGCCGAGAACGATCGCGCCGAGCGCTGCCTGCGCGATCCAGAGGACCCTGATCCGTGGATTCAGCGATTCCATACCTGAATTGTATCAACAACAGACGATAAAGCCCCGGTTCTCGGTCGTTCGGTGCGTTCGGTTTCGATCCGGCCTAGTACTCTTCGTACTCTTCGGGGGTGTACGTCGAGAGCTCGAGGGCGTGGATGTCGGTGGTCATGTGTTCGCCCAGCGCATCGTACACCAGCTGGTGTTGGGAAACCAGCGTGAGTCCCTCGAACGCAGGCGAGACGACCGTCGCCGCGAGGTGGTCGTCGTCGTGTTTGTCTCGAGCGCGCGTGACGGTCGCCTCGGCGTCCTCGAGTTCGGCCTCGATGAGTCGCTCGACGTCTTCGGGTGTCATACCGGGACCGTGGTGGGCTCGGCCCAAAAGCGCCGCGGTCCCGGACGAATCGACCGCCGGGTTTAAGCGCTCTGCCGACGCGGTCGCCGACATGTCACTCGCAGCTGAGACGCGCCGAGCCGTCGAGGAGCACCCGTTTCTCGTCGTAGCGCTCCGGGCAGGCGTCGTCAACTACACCGCCGCCGCCCGCTTTCTCGAGGTCGACGGCGAGGTTGACGGCGAGGTCGACGCCGTCGCGACGGCGCTCCGGCGGTACGCCGAGGAGCTGCCCGACTACGAGACGGGCGCGGCCGACGCCCGCGTCTCGATGCAGAGCGGGATCGAGCCGGTCGACGAGCTCGAGGACGCCCTGCTGGTCGTCGGCGGGACGGCGTTCGGCCCCGGAGACGGGAGTCGGACGGCCATCGTCGCCACGGGGGCCGTCGACGCGTCGGCGCTCGCCGCGACGATCCAGGCGCTCGAACTCGAAGGAACCGACGTCCTCGCCGCGGGCGTCGGCACGGAGGCGATGGTCGTCGTCGTCGACCGACTCGACGGGGCGACCGCGGTCCGGGCAGTCGAGCGAGCGCTCGAGGGGGTACCACGGCTCGCTCGGGACTGACGGTCGGTCGCCTCGAGGCGTCAACAAACGGTTTAATGTTCGCCCGCGGGTAGAGGCGGGCAATGACCCTGCACGTGACGAACACGTTGACGGGCGAGAAGGAGCCGTTCGAGCCACAGGACCCCGACGACGTCTTGCTCTACTACTGTGGCCTGACGGTCTCTGACCCGCCTCACCTCGGCCACGCCCGCTCGTGGGTGCACGTCGACGTGATGCACCGCTGGCTCGAACACCTCGGCTACGGCGTCCGCCACGTCGAGAACTTCACGGACGTCAACGAGAAGATCGTCGCCCGCGTCGGCCAGGACGACCTGGGCGAGTCCGAAGCCGAAGTCGCCCGCACCTACGTCAGGGAGACGCTCGCCGCGATGCGGTCGCTCAACCTGCTCCGGGCGACGGTCTACCCGCGCGTCTCAGAGCACGTCCCCGAAATCATCGAGCTGATCGAGACGCTGGTCGAGTCGGGTTACGCCTACGAGTCGAACGGCTCGGTCTACTTCGACGTGACTCGCTTTTCGGAGTACGGCAAGCTCTCGAACCAGGACCTCGAGGAGATCGAGTCCCAGGGTGATCCCGACGAGCGATCGGAAAAGCGCCACCCGGCGGACTTCGCGCTCTGGAAGGCCGGCGGCGTCGATCCCGAGGCCGTCCGCGAGCACGCCAAAGGAGCCGTCTGGGAGCGCCCGCCAGAGGGCCAGACCTGGGACTCGCCGTGGGGTGCGGGCCGACCCGGCTGGCACATCGAGTGCTCGGCGATGAGCATGACCCACCTCGGGGAAACCTTAGACGTCCACGTCGGCGGCCGGGACCTCGTCTTCCCCCACCACGAGAACGAGATCGCCCAGTCTGAGGCCGCCACCGGCCAGCCGTTTGCGACGTACTGGCTGCACTGTGAGCTGTTCCAGATGGACGAGGAGAAGATGTCCTCGAGTCTGGGCAACTTCGTCACCGTCGCCGACGCGGTCGAGGGGTGGGGCGCCAACGTCCTCCGAACGTTCCTCACCGCCGGTTCCTACAACAGCCAGCAGCTCTACTCTGACGAGACGATCGCCGAGGCGAAAGAGCGGTGGGAACGACTCGAGCGCGCCCACGAACGCGCGACCGCGGCTATCGACTCCCCCGACGCGGGGACGAAGGTCGAAGCCGCCGCGCTCAGAGAAACCGTCGAGACGGCTCGTGAGTCGTTCACCGACGCGATGAACGACGACTTCAACACCCGCGAGGCCCAGTCCGCGCTGCTCGAGGTCGCCGCCGCGGTCAACCGCCACGTCGACGCCGAGGAGTACGACTACCGCGGCCTCCGGCGGGCGGTCGAGACGCTCGAGGAACTCGGCTGGGTGCTCGGCCTCGCTTTCGACGGCGATTCGACCGGGCAGGCCGACCTCGCCGGCGACGTCGTCGACCTCGTCCTCGAGATCCGCGAGGACGAGCGGACGGCGGGCAACTACGAGCGAGCCGACGCGTTGCGCGACGAACTCGAGGCCCTCGGCGTCGAGGTGCAAGACACCGACGAGGGGCCGACCTACCGGCTCCCGTCGGACGGCTGATCCCGCGTTCCAAGATCGGTCAGTACAGGCGAAGCGTCTGTCGTTCAGCAGACATCTATATCACGGTGAACACCTCACTTTCATCTGAATGACCGCCCTCCACACGCTTCAAAATCGAATCCGTCCGGGAATTTTATTAGTTATAGTGGCAATTGTCGGGGCTGGCACCTACTTTGAATTCGTGTATTTTGGACCGCCCACTCTCTATACAGTCGTGCTTTGGCTCATCGTCGTACCCATGTTGCTCACAGCGACAGTTTCAGGTATTCGAAACGATCCGCTCTACCAGCCGGTTATGTATGGCGTATTTATCGCAATCGGCGTCCTACAATATCTTGACGGAAATTGGTTCCTTCTCGCTGGGCTACTCATCCTTTACGGAGTTATCGGGCTGGGCTTTGAACTTCGTAATCGAAGCGACTCATGATATCCACGTCCACAGTACTGGCTTTGCAGACTAGTTCTCACGGCTAGTTCAGGACAGCTATGGCGGAATAGACGTAATCTCTATGCTGCACTAATTCTCTGGATGTTGTACGCCGCTTGAGACACTTGATATATGGGTCGAGCGAGATGTGCCGGAGACAGGGCGCGAGTCTTGCACGGCAACTCGATTTGTTCGAAGTAGCTGAGAGCGGTCAAGACTGGGTGTACACCTACCACAACAAGTAACAACCCATACACAATCTATCAAAACCCGGTGTAAAATGGGGAAGAGTTATTCGACGGATAAAATAAATGAATAGCAACACATCCGAGATGCCTCTAATCATTTTATCACGACCGGCCAAACGTCGGATTGGGAAGTAAAGAGGTAGTACAAAGATGCACGAGGAATACCGGAAGATTCTCCAGAACAAGAGCACGCGTCGGTTCTTCGTTGAGTTGCTCGTAGTGATGACACTACTCGTCGCCTTCTTGCAGTTCGTCGTCGAGCCGTTTTTGCTCTCCCGGTTTCCGTCAATTTTCCCCTCGCCCTGGTCCCCGAGTGGGCCGCCGCAGGCGTGGATGCAGGATACCCGTATCGGGTGGTTCAAATTGGTTCTCGGTGCGCTACTGCTCGGTCCGTACATGTACTACCGGATCTATCGTACCGACCTCGGTGAGGACATGCTGGCGGTCTTCGACGAGGGGCGTTGATCGTCCGAGTACATGTCGGGGTCCAGTTATGTTTCCCCGAACGCTGATGCGGCCGGTAAGCGTCTCTGTTCAGAGCGGGCGATCAGTTCTGTAGATCAGTGGAATTGATTCGCCCCGTTTGACACACAAAAGTTGTCTGGGTGTAAATGTGAACAGACCGCTCCACCAGGCTGTATTTACACGTCCGTACTGATAACGAGCGAATCAGCAACAGGCTCGAGTCACACGAGCGAAGAGCCGACCTCGGGCCACCGATGGCGGGCGACAGTAGTTCGGTCACAACCCGAGCGCCGCCACGAGCGGGATCCCGCTGGCGAGCGCCCCGAGCAGGTAGCCGCCGATCGCACCGCCGTTGAGCAGCGGGAGTCCGGCGTGGGCTCGTCCCTGTAACACCATGTACATGAGCACGAGCAGGCCGGCGATCGTGCCGACCATCGCACCGAGCGCCGGGAGGTTGAGCGCGATCATCGGGACGTCGATCGCCGGCACGTCGACGAACGACGCCGCGCTGGCGACGAGGATCGTCGGGATCACCGCGTCGCCCAGCCCGATGAACAGCGCGTCACGCTCGCGGTCGCCGTGTTCCTTCGAGGGCTCGTCGAGGTCGTCGGCGTCGTGGCCACGGTCGCCGGGGGTGTGCTCGTCCTCGAGATCGCCGGCTCCCGCACTCTCTCGGTGGCTGCCGTCACCCGCACTCGAGGTGGTTCGCTCCTCGACGATTCCCTCGGTGCTCTCCGGGTCGAGGTGGGTGTACGAGAGGGTCGTGGGGACGACCAGCACGACGGGGATTCGGAGGTCCATCACGCCGCCGGCGAGGGTGAGCATGTGCTTGGTCTTGTAGACGCTGATGGCGTCGTAGACGGCGAGCGCGGCTAGCAAGAGGATCGCCGGGAAGAGTCCGAAGCTGATGCCGAATAAGCCGGCGGCACCGGCACCGATCAGGACGCCGGCGAGGTCGATGACGTACCACTCGGGGTAGACGAGCAGCCCCGCGCCGACGGCGAGGGAGGCGACGACGGCGAGGAGGTTCACGCCGGCGTAGCTGACCACCGGCGGGATCACCTCGCCGAAGACGAACCAGGCGAGCATCACACTCACCCCGATGATCAGGCCGCGAATCAGCCACTGGGCGTCGTAGCGAAACGCCGCGAGCATGAAGCCCGTCGCGACGAGGATGATCAGCAGGTAGAGCAGGCTGTTGGTCGGGTCCTGGGGGTCTTCGACGGCCTGGTAGTCGGCCTCCTGGAACGGCTCGACCAGCGCGAGCGCGCCCAGCTGGACGCCGAGAAACAGACAGACCGTCAGAAAGACGGCGGCGAGAATTCGACTCCGATCGTTCATGACGCCGGATTGTCGGTCGGCTCGTATCGGTGTTGCGCTCTTCGTTCGACACCGTCCGGCTCGGCCGTCCCCAGCGCACAGTGACTGGCTCGAGCGATCATCGCGCGTACAGCGTTTCACCGACCAGCGCGGGCAGGTGGACGTCGTCGTTCGGCGTCACTGCCAGATACGGTCGTTCGACGGGGCCGAAGACGTCGACGACGCGACCGACTTCGGCGAGCGAATCGTCGAGCACCATCGTCCCGATCGACGCGGGATCGTCTCCGGCCGCCCGGAGAATCGCCAGCCCCTGGGCGACCCGGACGACCTGTCCAACTCGATACATCACTCTCGCATCGCCAGGACGTACGCGGCGACGGCCTGAACGAGATCGTTCTTCGTCGAGTCGTGGGCGCCGCGGACGACGACTCGGCCGCGTTCACGCCAGGGCTCTCTCGAGTACGCCTTGTCCCGTTCGATCGTGACGTCGTAGCCGATCTGCTGGACGGCTTTTGCGATTTCGTCGACCGTCGGCTCCTCGACTGCCAGTTCCTCCGGGACGCGTCGTCCCTCGGCCCGTGAGCAGTCCACATCGAGATAGGCGGGCCAGATGACGTTCTCGACCATGACTCGACCTGTGCGGTCAGGTGAGTAAACGCTTTTCAAAAGAGATGACCGCCGTTACCGGCCTCGAAGGAGGACGCAACCGGCGACGAGCAGCGACGCGATCGCGACCGGGACACCGAATCCGGGCACGGAGTCGTCGTCGCTCTCGATGCCGTCTTCGTCGTCACTCGCATCTCCGCTCTCCTCGTCGCTCGAGTCGTCACGTTCCTCCTGGCTCTCGTCGTCGCTCGCGTCATCTCCGGGGTCCGTCGCCTCGAGTTCGTCACTCGCCTGCTGGTAGGCCTCCGGGTGGACCGCTTCGACGATCTCCACGACGACGGCGACGATCTGCGGTGCGGGCTGGTTGATCTGGTTGTCGTCGACGGTGACGAAATTACCCTCCTGATAGGCGGTCGTCGCCTGAACTGCCTCGGCGACTGGCGGTTCGTCGTTCCCGTCGGGGTAGATGATCCACTCGGGATCTTCGTCGACGACCGTTTCCGGGCTGATCTGCTGGTAGCCGTCGATCCCCGCTCCCTCGGCGACGTTCTCGACGCCAGCGGTCTCGAGGGCTTCGTGAATGAACGTCCCGGAACCGGCGGTCCAGCCGTCGTCGCCGGTCATCGCGTAGTAGGCAAGCGGCCGATCCACGTCCTCGAGGGCGGTCTCGACGATCTCGAGTTGGTCGTCCATCCAGTCTGCGGTCTCCTGGGCCCCGTCACACTCGCCCGTGAGTTCGCCGGTCAGGAGGACGGTCTCCCGAACGTCCTCGATCGAGTCGGCAGCGTCGAAGTGATAAACGGTGAGCCCCGCCTCACGGAGCGTCTCGACGTCCTCGTCGGCCGTGATGTTCGCTGCCAGAACGACGTCCGGCTCGAGAGCGATCACCTGTTCGTGGTTGATCGCCCACCCATCGCTGACGTCGGCATAGTTCTCGCGATCGAGGCCGCTCGTCGCGTCGGTGTGGGGCAGTCCGACGAGGCGGTCTTCGGCACCGATCTCGAAGACGGTCTGGGCGTCACTCGCCTGGAGAGCGACGACCGACTCGGGCGGTTCCTCGAGGACGATCTCTTCGCCTGTCGCATCGGTCACCGTCAGCGGATATTCACACTCCACTGCCTGTGTGGTTCCAGCAGCAACCGTCGCCGGAGAGAATGCGGAGACGGCCACCAGCGTCGCAATCAGAACGATTTGTAACGTTCGCATCGTCCGACTCTCGGACACACTCCAACAAATATTTGACTAAAGCAAGCGAGGTTGTCAACGAATGGAGTCGCCTGGCCGAATCGTCTCGTGGACTGGAGGGCTTACCGTCCTCCTCGTGGTCGTCGCCGTCGGGAGCGCAGCGATCGGTCCGGTCAGGATCGATCCGGTGACGGTCGCGCTCGCCGCACTCAACGCCCTCGTCGTCCCGTCGGGGGTCACCGCCGGCACGACGACGATTCCCGTGCTCGGTTGGGGAGTTCCCGTTCCGGGCTTCGAGTACACCTCCGTCTTCGCATTCGACGTTCCCGACACTCACCAGATTATCGTGGGCGACGTCCGACTCCCACGGATCGCGCTCGCGGCGACGGTCGGCTTCTCGCTGGCTGCCGCCGGAACCGTGATGCAGGGCTTTTTCCGCAATCCGCTCGCCGACCCGTCGATCATCGGCGTCTCGGCCGGTGCAGCGGCCGGAGCCGTCGCCGCGATCGCCTTCCCCATGCTCGTTCCCTTCGGGAGTCTCCACCTCTCGGCGTTCGTCGGCGCGATCGCGACCGCCTTTCTGGTCTACGCCATCGCGACCGAGGGCGGCCGCACGCCGGTCGCCACGCTCTTGCTCGCCGGCGTCGCCATCCAGGCGTTTCTCGGCGCGATGATCTCCTACATGCTCGTTCACAGCGGCGACAGCTTGCGCCAGGCCGTCGTCTGGATGATGGGACACCTCAGCAACACCACCTGGAGTGACGTCGGCTTCGCACTGCCCGTCACGCTCCTGGGCGTGGCCGTCCTCGGGGCGTACACCCGCGAGTTGAACGTCCTCTTGCTCGGCGAGGAGGACGCCCACCACCTCGGCGTCGAGGTCGAACGGACGAAGCTACTCTTGCTCGCCGTCGCCAGCGTCGTCACCGCCGCGGGGGTCGCTGTCGCGGGCGTCATCGGCTTCGTCGGCCTCGTGGTCCCGCACATGATGCGCCTGATCGTCGGCCCCGACCACCGCATCCTGCTTCCGACCAGCGCCCTCGCCGGCGCCTCGTTCCTCGTCGCCACCGACACCGTCGCTCGCGCCGGTCCCGCCGAGGTCCCCGTCGGCATCGTCACCGCTGCACTCGGCGCACCGTTTTTCCTCTACCTGCTCACACGCCGGGAGGTGCATTCGCTGTGATCGACGTCGACTCCATCTCGGTGTCCTACGGCGACGTCTCCGTCCTCCGGGACGTCTCCTTCGACGTCGACCGGGGCGAATTCGTCGGCCTCGTCGGCCCGAACGGGGCCGGGAAGACCACGCTCTTGCGGACCATAAGCGGCGTGCTGACGCCGGATTCGGGAACCGTCGACGTCGACGGCGTCGGCGTCGACGGACTCTCCTCGAGGGCCTCGAGCCGGCTCGTCTCGGTCGTTCCACAGGACACCCACCTCTCGTTTGCCTTCGACGTCCGGGACGTCGTCGAGATGGGCCGACACCCCCACCGTTCGCGCTTTGGCTCGCCGACGCCTGAGGACCGCGCCACCGTCGACCGCGCGCTCGAGCGAACCCGAACGGCCGAACTGGCCGACCGTTCGATCGACGCGGTCAGCGGCGGCGAACGCCAACGCGTGCTGCTCGCACGGACGATCGCCCAGGACACCCCGGTCGTCTTGCTCGACGAACCCACGGCGAGCCTCGACGTCAACCACCAGGTCGAGACGCTCGACCTCGTCCGTGAGCTCACCGACGACGGAAAAACCGCCGTCGCCGCCATCCACGACCTGGACCTCGCCGCCCGGTACTGCGATCGCCTCGTCGTCCTGGCCGACGGCGTCGTCTGCGGGCAGGGTCCCGCCGAGGACGTCCTGTCCGCAGAAACTATTTCCCGGGCGTTCGACGCGACCGCAGCCGTGACGACCAACCCCTTTACCGGCACGCCGACGGTCACCGCGCTGTCGTCGCGCGCCAGCGACGAGCCCGTCCCCGGCCCCGTCCACGTTCTCGGGTCGGGGGAGACGGCCGCCACCGTCGTCGCCCGACTCGAGGCTGCCGGCGTCGACGTCTCCGTCGGCCCCGTCTCGCGCGGCGACGTCGCGGCGACGGTGGCGCGACGGCTCGCGGTCGACCGGCTCACCGTCGAACCGTTCGCGCCGCTCTCACGCGACGCGCTCGCGACGCTCGAGAATCGACTTTACGCGGCCGCCTGCGTCGTGCTGGCGGACCTCGAAGTCGGCGCCGGCAATCAGCTCGTCCTCGAGGCGCTCTCGACCGTCTCACCGACGCTCGTCGTCGTCGAGACCCGGCCGTTCGCGGAACGGAATCACGCCGGCGAGCGCGCCGAACGGCTGTACGACGAGCTTCGACAGGACGCCGTCGAGGCGACGCCAGCGGGGATACTCGACGGCGTCGCTCGAGCACTCGATGACGGCAACCGACGCATACCGCGCTCGCTCGAGGCAGACGACGACTGACTCCGGTCAGTCCCCGGTCTCGAACGAGGCGACCACGGTCTCGGTACCGTCTTCAGTCACGCCGATCACCATGATCGTGTCTCCAGGCGCATACTCACCGTCTTCGACACTGAGCGTATAACTGGAGCCAACGACGACCTCGAAGTCGTGGATCACGGTCGTATCGGTCCGGAGATACGCGTCCGCTGCGTTGGCGGCGGACGTCACGGTGACGGTCACTTCTTCGGCATCGGCCCTCTCATCGATGTCGACTGCTAGCTGAGCCTCAGGGGACGCCGTCGAACCCAGATCGAGCACGAACGCGCTAACGACCGCGAGCGCCGGAAACACGCCGACGAACAGGAGCATCGACGGATCGTCGAACGGATCGTCGACGTCGACTTCCTCCGGGTCGAACGTCAGCGAGAGGGTCAGCGTTCGGCCGTCTTCGGTGATCTCGAGCCTCTCGAGTTCGTCCTCGAGCGCCGGTTCGCTCATCACCAGCGTGTCGATCGCCGACTCGATCGCTTCGCCGTCTGCGTCCTCCTCGGTCTCGTACACCAACACGGCGTCGACTGACACGGCCCCCTCGTCGGTCACGTCGCTCGCAGAGCCGACCGCGCTCAGCCCGTCGAACAGCTCCTGAGCCATCGGGTCCTGTGGCTCCTCGAGTCCGAGCGCCGCCGCGTCGAATTCGATCCCGGTCACCGACAGCTCACCCTCGAGCCGGTCGAGGAGGTAGGCACCGTCCTCGCGACCGTCGGAGTACCCCGAACTCGCCGACTCGTACTCGTCGATCATCACCGTAACCGGCTCCGTCGAGCTGGCGTCGACGCCGCCGAAGAAGCCGAACACGACGGTATCGGCGCTCATCGCCATCCCACTGAGCTCGTCCTCGTCCTCGATCACGTACACCTCGTATCCGTCGTACTCCGTCGGCCCGATCAGTTCCTCGTCGCCCAGTTGCTCGTGTGCGAGTTCGTCGACGAGGGCGTCGACGTCGAACGTCCCGGTCATCGCGACGCTCATCCCGACCGCCTCATCCTCAGATTCCTGCGCTCCGAAGGCCAGCCCGGTCACCCGCTCGAGCGCTTCGACGCCCGTGAAGTCGTCGAACGCGTCGTCGAATTCGGGGAGTTCGTCCTCGACACTCGCCTCGAACAGCTCCGTCGCTCGTCGCACGTCGATGCTCGTGAACATCGTGAGTTCGGGCTCGAGAAACAGGCCGGGATCGTACAACCACGACGTGTAGTCGCGCTCCTCGTCAGCGCCTCCCGCGTCGTCGCTCTCTGCCACGGACCCGCCGTCCACACATCCCGAGAGTCCGGCGAGTGCGAGCACACTCGATCCTGCAGTGGCCCGGCGAAGAAATCGTCGTCTAGATTGCATACACGAAATTCTTGTTTCGTAACAAAATACGTTTCGTCTCGGCTTCGGCGAGTCGGCAAGCAGTGATCCACCTCGAGATGGTGTCGGTCAGTTATTCGGCCGAACTGACGGCTGAGACCGTCCATCGTGACCCCCAATACGTCGAGCGACGAGGGGGTCGTTGACGTCGTTGAGTTGCGAACGACACGAAACGTGCACGGGATAGATACACTGCTATTAGGGTTGTACGAAAGCCTTCGCCAGTATATCAGAAATCAATGAGAAGGTCGTGCGCTGAATTGTAGCCGATCCGATGTTGAACCAATTACGCCCCTTCACCGTGAGCTCGAATTCGGTATTAACACGCTGTATTCGAACCGCTACCTATCCAGCTACGCATAATCGAAGTCCGCTACATCTTGCGCAAGCTTCTCAAAAACCAAGATAGCCGTAGCTGATCAGACATGGATACGAATACACTAATAATTAACTGTAATCCTATATTTTGTGTAGCTGAAACGCAATGGAACCGATTACACTCCGTCTCCAGCCGGACTTACTAGACGATCTGGATGATGAGGCTGACGAAGCGGGATTTAGTAGCCGGTCAGAATACATTCGCCACCTGTTGATGAATCGGCCTTCTATCTCACAGGGAGTAACAACCGGCATCGATACGGCTACATCCGATACCGAAACTGTGGATACGCTCGTAGTTCAAGTTGAGGAGCTTACTGAACACGTGACTGGGCTTGAGGAGCGGATCACTGACCTCGAGGACGACGTCGACGATGACTCTTCACCGGCGGATCTGATAGGAAAGTATCGGAAGCACCAATACGGTCACTCAACAAGAAGATTCCTCACAAGAGTCAACAACAGCTGATGGGTCGCCTGGCAGTGGCCAGATGGATAGCACCCCTCCCGTTGAAGATTTCATGGATCCAGATAAGGAGTGCTCCTTGCACTCGGAACGTGGCTACAGGGGGGGATGGACTACAGAGTAAAGAGGCTCGACTCCTCATGCTTGATGCTGCGACGGTTCTCAATAGGGAAGAACCGCTCACTGCTAGCAAGTTGAGAGAGTTCCTTTTCGATCGTTATCCAGACTAGCGATAGTGCACCAATAATGTTCAATTATAATCAATCCAGCCCTGGCCCATCAGATAAGTTATGTTCGTCCAAGATGTTCTCCCAAATGATTCCACGGGCATTCCCCCAAGAGGTCGCACCTCGATGAATCCCAGCCATATAGATGTCGCCGCTGCCAGTCTGACCATCAATATAGAAATGTGGTCCGCCTGAATCACCGTCATCCCGAGGTGCAGTTGTGGTAAAGTAATCATTTGACACAGATACATTATTCAATTCACCTGATGAGAACCCAGTAGTTATCCCTTGCTTC
This portion of the Natronobeatus ordinarius genome encodes:
- a CDS encoding PGF-CTERM-anchored ABC transporter substrate-binding protein; the encoded protein is MRTLQIVLIATLVAVSAFSPATVAAGTTQAVECEYPLTVTDATGEEIVLEEPPESVVALQASDAQTVFEIGAEDRLVGLPHTDATSGLDRENYADVSDGWAINHEQVIALEPDVVLAANITADEDVETLREAGLTVYHFDAADSIEDVRETVLLTGELTGECDGAQETADWMDDQLEIVETALEDVDRPLAYYAMTGDDGWTAGSGTFIHEALETAGVENVAEGAGIDGYQQISPETVVDEDPEWIIYPDGNDEPPVAEAVQATTAYQEGNFVTVDDNQINQPAPQIVAVVVEIVEAVHPEAYQQASDELEATDPGDDASDDESQEERDDSSDEESGDASDDEDGIESDDDSVPGFGVPVAIASLLVAGCVLLRGR
- a CDS encoding ribbon-helix-helix protein, CopG family, whose translation is MEPITLRLQPDLLDDLDDEADEAGFSSRSEYIRHLLMNRPSISQGVTTGIDTATSDTETVDTLVVQVEELTEHVTGLEERITDLEDDVDDDSSPADLIGKYRKHQYGHSTRRFLTRVNNS
- the btuC gene encoding vitamin B12 ABC transporter permease BtuC, whose protein sequence is MESPGRIVSWTGGLTVLLVVVAVGSAAIGPVRIDPVTVALAALNALVVPSGVTAGTTTIPVLGWGVPVPGFEYTSVFAFDVPDTHQIIVGDVRLPRIALAATVGFSLAAAGTVMQGFFRNPLADPSIIGVSAGAAAGAVAAIAFPMLVPFGSLHLSAFVGAIATAFLVYAIATEGGRTPVATLLLAGVAIQAFLGAMISYMLVHSGDSLRQAVVWMMGHLSNTTWSDVGFALPVTLLGVAVLGAYTRELNVLLLGEEDAHHLGVEVERTKLLLLAVASVVTAAGVAVAGVIGFVGLVVPHMMRLIVGPDHRILLPTSALAGASFLVATDTVARAGPAEVPVGIVTAALGAPFFLYLLTRREVHSL
- a CDS encoding ATP-binding cassette domain-containing protein, whose protein sequence is MIDVDSISVSYGDVSVLRDVSFDVDRGEFVGLVGPNGAGKTTLLRTISGVLTPDSGTVDVDGVGVDGLSSRASSRLVSVVPQDTHLSFAFDVRDVVEMGRHPHRSRFGSPTPEDRATVDRALERTRTAELADRSIDAVSGGERQRVLLARTIAQDTPVVLLDEPTASLDVNHQVETLDLVRELTDDGKTAVAAIHDLDLAARYCDRLVVLADGVVCGQGPAEDVLSAETISRAFDATAAVTTNPFTGTPTVTALSSRASDEPVPGPVHVLGSGETAATVVARLEAAGVDVSVGPVSRGDVAATVARRLAVDRLTVEPFAPLSRDALATLENRLYAAACVVLADLEVGAGNQLVLEALSTVSPTLVVVETRPFAERNHAGERAERLYDELRQDAVEATPAGILDGVARALDDGNRRIPRSLEADDD